In Clostridium ljungdahlii DSM 13528, the genomic window TGCATTTTCATAAGTTTTGTGTTTTACAAGACAACATTTAATTTTGCAGGTTTTCAAAATTTTTTATTACCAATGTTAATAATATTACTTCCTACTTTTGTGTTTGTTCTTGGAACCAGTATGTTCTTGGGCAGCAAAAGCCAAACCTTGCTTTATGCTTGGATTCCAATTGTTTTGATTTTGTCACTTATAAGTTTTAACAGCGCACCTTTTATTGATATTTTCGCCAAAGGGTATGTGACTTATATGCCTACAGTTATATCTGTTGATAGTCTCGGAGAACCTATTTTTAGTTTGCATTTGAATTTTATAATGAGTAGACTTATATTTACTCTAGTAGGAATGGTTTTATATGCGGCTTCATTTAAGAAGCTTTCTGGAAAAGCTTAAAAAGTTAGTATGTATGCAACCAAAATAGTTTTAATGTCATTTATACTCAGCTTGTATATTTCCGTTAAAGGAAATATAATAAAATTATGGAGGTGCTATACGTGGATTATATAACAACAAAAGAAGCAGCTAAAGATTGGGGAATCACAGACAGAATGGTAGTGTACTATTGCTCTGCTGGACGGATTAAGGGAGCTGAAAAAATGGGAAATACATGGCTTGTTCCTGCTCACGCTGAAAAACCGGCTGACGGACGATATAGGAGCAGTAAAGCAAAGGATGGTGAAAATAAATGAAGCAGATATTTTTGGTTGAGGACGATAAGGAAATTGCTAAAAACCTTGTGCTTTTGCTCCGCTCGGAGGGATTTACAGTCACTCACGCACCTACGCGTAGTGATGCCCTTGCCATGCTTGCTGGGAATAAATTTGACCTAGCACTTATAGATATTTCTTTGCCTGACGGAAATGGCTTTACGGTTTGCACGGAAATCAAAGAAATACAGGATGTTCCCGTTATCTTTCTAACTGCTTCTGGTGATGAGGCGAGTGTTGTTACCGGGCTAAACATGGGTGCCGACGACTATATTACCAAGCCTTTTCGTCCGCGTGAACTGATTGCACGAATCAGAACTGCCCTGCGAAAAAGCGGACGTTCTCCATCGGCTTTTGAAGTCTGTGGGCTTCATATCGATATGGCAAGTGGCGTCGTGAAAAAGGACGACAGCGAAGTTTTTCTTTCAGCCTTAGAATACCGCTTACTTCTGGTGTTTATTAACAACCCCAAAAGTATTATCACGAGGGGCAGACTGCTTGACGAATTGTGGGACGCTGCGGGCGAGTTTGTCAATGACAATACATTGACCGTGTACATTAAACGCCTGCGTGAGAAGATAGAGAACAACCCAGCAAGCCCGCAAATAATTCTGACCGTTCGCGGGACTGGATATAGATTGGGGGGCGGGTATGTTTCGGAATAGAGAGTTTAGAAAGTTTGCCATTTTGTTCTCCTTAATAGCTGCCGCCGCTGTGACGCTGGGATTTGCAATTAATGCGGCAGCTGGAATTCTTGCCATTGCTTCTGCCACCGCCTTTGGAATAGCGTTTTTTGCATTTACCAAAGCTCGATATAAAAGCATTGCGCAAATTTCAGATCAAATTGATATTGTGCTTCATAATGCTGATCACCTGTATATTGGTGAATTAGATGAGGGCGAACTTTCCATTCTGCAAAGCGAGATAACAAAAATGACGCTGCGTATTCGGGAGCAAAATGATGCACTGAAAAAAGAAAAAGAACATCTTGCTGATTCACTGGCCGACATAGCTCATCAACTCCGCACTCCTCTCACATCCGTAAACCTCATTCTATCATTGTTAGAGAATAACCCTGACGAAAATGAACGGAAAGCATTGATACGGGAAACAAAGGAATTGTTTGTACATATGGATTGGCTACTTACTTCCCTTCTCAAATTATCCCGCCTGGACGCAGGCATTGTGGTTTTTAAAGCTGAACAGATAGATGTAAATACTTTGATAAACGCTGCGATTCACCCGTTTTTGATCCAAATGGAACTGCACGATATTGCTTTACAAATAGACGTACCGAAAGGGATAATCATTCAGGGTGATTCTGGTTGGCTTTCGGAAGCAATTCAAAACATCATCAAAAATTGCATGGAAAGTGCAGGGGATAATGGGAAGATTGAGATTGTCTGCACGGACAACCCATTGTTTACCGAGATTATCATCCACGATAGCGGTGCAGGCTTTGAAAAAGGAGATTTACCCTGCCTGTTTGACAGGTTCTATCGTGGGAAAAACTCAAGTGCCACAGGATACGGGATTGGACTCGCTCTCTGCAAAATGATTATAACACGTCAGAGCGGAACGATTACCGCCAAAAATCACCCACAGGGCGGCGCCATGTTTGACCTTCGTTTCCCAAAGTGACGAATCTCTCACCTTAAAGTCACATAGATGTAAGTTGAGAGTTCTATTATATAGGTAAAACATGAAAAGGGAGGCTCACATAATGGAGTTTTTAAAAATTGAAAATTTATGCAAGGTCTACGGCACTGGTGAAAATCAGGTTACCGCGCTTGACCATGTTTCACTTACAATAGAAAAAGGAGGATTTACTTCAATTATCGGTTCCTCTGGCTCTGGTAAATCCACTTTGCTGCATGCTATCGCTGGTGTGGACGTGCCAACAAGCGGAAAGATATATTTGGAGAGTCAGGATGTATATGCCCAGAACAATGAAAAACTTGCCATCTTCCGCAGGCGTCAGGTTGGACTGATTTACCAGTTTCACAACCTCATTCCCACTCTGAATGTTGTTGAAAACATCACATTGCCTATACTGATGGACAAACGAAAGGTCAATAAGAAGAGGCTGAATGAATTGCTGGAATTGCTTGGGCTAAAGGGACGAGAAACACATTTACCCAATCAGCTTTCAGGCGGTCAGCAGCAGCGTGTTTCCATAGGACGTGCTTTGATGAACGCTCCGGCGGTCATGCTTGCCGACGAGCCAACGGGTAGTTTGGACAGTCGAAATGGACATGAAATTATAAAGCTGCTTAAAGAAAGCAATAAAAAATATAATCAGACACTTATTGTTGTTACACATGACGAAAATATTGCTTTGCAAGCAGACCGCATTATCGGCATATCAGACGGCAAAGTAGTGAGAGACGAGAAGGTGAGACCATGAACATTTTCAACAAAGTTACCCTGCAAGGCATGAAAAAGAGCCGCACACGAACAATTGTAACGATTATCGGAGTTGTACTGTCTGCTGCCTTGATTACGGCAGTCGTCACTTTTGGCGTTTCCCTGCTGAACTATATGTCAAACGGTGAGGCTCACAAATACGGCGGCTGGCACATCAAATTTGAGGATGTGGATTCTTCTTTCGCAGCTAAGCAGGCAAGTAACAACAAAGTTGCAAACACCACATCATTTAAAAATATTGGCTACGCAAAACTTAATGGTGGAAAAATTCACAGCAAACCGTATTTTTTTATCGCCGGATTCAGCAAGAAAACATTTAATGCTCTTCCCCTCACATTGTGTGCCGGCAGGTTGCCAAAAAACAACAGAGAGATTGTTGTTCCTGAGAGAGTTGTAATAAAAGATGGCATTAAGTTACGTGTGGGTGACACGCTTACCCTTGCTATTGGAAGCCGCATGAATGGAAACAAAAGTCTTGGTCAACATGACCCTTACATTTCCGGGAAAGAAACTCTTGTGCCCAAAACAGAGAAAACTTATACAGTGGTCGGTTTCTGCGAAACGCCTCACTTTGATGAAGATTCTGCACCTGGATATACCGCAATTACAACTGCAGATGCAGCAGACACAGCAAACAATCTCAGCTTGTTTGTCACGCTAAAAAAACCGTTTGAGACTCATACTTATGCAAAAAATGCAGCTGAAGGTCATGCTTACATCTTTAATAGTGATGTGCTGCGTTTCATTGCTCTTTCAAACGATCAAAGCGATAAGGTGTTCAATGCATTTTTGTACTCAGCCGGTGCCATTGTACTCATCATAATTATGATTGGTTCTATTTTTCTGATTTATAATTCATTCAACATCTCCTTGAACGAGCGCACACACCAATTCGGGATTCTCTCATCGGTGGGAGCCACCCCAAAGCAGCTGCGCCATTCAGTGCTGTTTGAGGGACTTTGTATTGGTGCTATTGGTATCCCAATTGGTGTTATCATTGGTATAGCCAGCATCAAACTTGCGATTAGTATTGTCGCCAAAAACTTCGCAAACGTTCTTTTCGCCAATGTACCTTTGACATTGACAGTGTCCGCTCCCGCAATCATTGCAGCAGTAGTGACCAGCATGATCACAATCCTGATTTCGGCAGATATTCCAGCTCGCAAGGCTGCCAATATGCCAGTTATGGAGTGTATTCGCCAGACGAATGATGTCAAAGTCGAATCAAAAGCTGTGAAAACGTCAAAACTTGTGGAGCGTATTTATGGATTGGAGGGAACTCTTGCATTAAAGAACTTTAAGAGGAACAAAAAGCGTTATCGCAGCATTGTGCTGTCACTTGTTTTAAGTGTAGTGTTATTTATATCGACCAGTGCCATGGTAATAGATTTGAAACAGGTGTCGGCGGGTGCAAAAGAGGTTACTAATAGTGATGTCGGTTTTGGCACACATGATATGAAAGACAGCGAAATGCTGCAACTTTACGATGAACTAAAAAACGTCGATGGTGTTGACGAAAGTTCGTATCAAGTTGTTATGAATTATTTCTGTGCTGCCAAGGGCAGTGATCTTTCAGACGCTTACAAGAAGTCGGAAGGTTCACATTCGCCGAACGAAACGGTGAATCTGCCAGTGCAAATCCAATTTTTAGATGACAGTACCTATCTGAAGATTGTCAAAAGTTTAGGTTTGCCCGCAGATAAATATACCGGACAAAATGCGAAATTAATCGGCGTTGCCAAAGTGGACAGCCACGACAATCAGAAAACGGCCAGCCAAATTCCGAATGTGTTCAAGAGTTCTGTCACCAATTTTACCATTTTTCCCGAAACAAATGGCAAGCCGGAGATGAAACAGGGATATAATGTAGGTATTACATTTATGAACAATTTTATGCCGCCTGATACACCTCCTATCTTAACAGACATAAAACAAAAATCAGGTGGAATTTATGTAACTGCCCCATATTCACTCAAGGAAAAGTTTAATGCCACTGGTACTCCTGCAGATATTATAACTAAGGGCATGACATTTCAGTCAAAGAACCCATCGAAGTCATCGGATAAAATGAAAGAGATAGTTCAGGATATGGGAATTACAACCCCGTACATCCTTTTGAATATGTCTGGAGCGCTTGATCAGAGCCGCAATATGATATTCATTGCCGATGTGTTCTCTTATGCTTTTATAATTATGATTTCGCTGATTGCAGTTGCCAATGTGTTCAACACAATTTCCACGAATATCAAGCTGCGCAGACGTGAACTTGCCATGCTTCGCTCTGTGGGAATGTCCGACCACGATTTCCAAAAGATGATGAATTTCGAGTGTATCTTTTATGGCATGAAGGCGCTGATCTTCGGGCTTCCCCTGGCAATCATATTTTCATGGTTCATGCACAAAGAAATGAACGGCAGTGAAAGTGGAAGCTTTGTGATGCCGTGGGCCAGTATCGGAATCAGTATATTTGGCGTTTTATTTATAGTGTTCATTACAATGCTGTATTCTATTAGAAAAATAAAGAAAGAAAATATTATTGACGCACTTCGGGATGACATGGATTGATTCAAAGCCGATATTCACTTGATAAAAAATCCCCACTTCTTCAGGCTATACATTGCACATAACTTTGGAATTTAATTGGTAAGCTGTTCAAGCCTTATGGAATACGGATTTTTGAGTATCCGCCAAGAAATTAATACCAATTAATTGCAGATTAATTATAAAGTTTTGAGATGTAAAAAGAGCTTTAAAGCATCAATTTACACCAGTATGTTTCAATTAAGCTATATAAAATGTTCAATTTATCTATGAGTTTGTTTTTTTACACATTAATGGTAATTAATTACCATTAATGTGTGCAATGCATAGCTTATAGAAGATAGGAGTATTCCTCAAATTTTGATAAATTAATAGTAGCTATATTTGAAAACATAATTTATTTTTTATATAACATATCTATATGTGGAATATTATCCTCTAGATATTCTTCTGAAACTGCTTTAAAGCCAAGGCTACTATAAAAATTAAGTAAATATGCCTGTGCTTGAATTTTTATAGTATCTTCTTTTAAAGTATTTTCTATAAATTCAATAGCTTTCAACAGCATTTCTCTTGCAATTCCTTTACCACGATAATTTCTTTTTACGACTACTCTTCCTATTGATATTTCATCGTAAGAAACTCCCTTTTCCAAAATTCTTAAGTATGCAACTACTTCTCCATTTTCTTCAGAAAATAAATGATATGAATTTAAATCTTTATCATCACAATCAAGGTATGCACATTCCTGTTCTACAATAAATACCTTATTTCTCAATGCTAAAATTTTGTATACTTCTTCGACCTTAAATTGATTAAACTTTTTAATGTTCCAATTCATTAAATTACCTCCATATATATAATATTAGATTTTAATATAATGCTTAACCTCCTCTAATAAACACAAAAGCACTGAATATTATTCCTCCTTAAAAAGGCCCTAATGGAATATATTCAGTGCTTCTTAACATCCTTACCCGGGGATAAGAATAAGCATCATATTATTTAATTAATATACATGATATCATAAAATTAACTATTGTTCAACAATAAAAGAACTAGTCTGGACATTCAATTGGATTTCTTAGTGCTGCAGGTATATCTTCTTCCTAAAATTCTTGTAATATAATCTTGCTTTATCCAGTAGCTTTCATTTTATGCATACTTGCCATATAGGTAATTAAGCAAACATATTCACACTTTACCAATATTGCCATATTATAATTATTGAAAATTAGGAGGCGATATTATGAAAGAGGACCTCAAGCAAACTGCTGAACCTCAACAATCTACGTGTCCATCAGGATGTTGCACTGGAAATGAAATACTTTGTATTTCTATTCCTTGTCCAATAAACATCGTACTTTTGGGCCTTAATCTAACACTCGAACTTCCTTGTGTTAGACTGACTTCTTCTACCCCATTAACTGCACCACAAATCAATCAACTTGTGCAACCAGTTGCAGGAATTATTTCAAGTCTTGGAACAAGTATAAAAGGATAAAGCCTTTTAAATATAATCTTAATACCCTATGTTGTTTTAACAATATAGGGTATTAATTATACATTTGAAACTACTAATTTTACCTATATATTTCAATACAAAGAGCTGAATATAATCTTTGATTTACGAACATAAAAACGCTATAAGATTTTTAAAATAATACGGCGTTTCAGTAAATTATTTACTTTTTAAGTATTACGTTAAGTAGCAAAAAGACGCATCAACGATTGATACGTCTTTTGTGAAAGTTACGAACTAATACAACCTCACATTAAGTTAAATCACTTTTATGGCAAAACCGCATTTGGATAAATCATTTTCATTAAAGTATCAGGATAATATATAGAAAAGAACATTTCCACTTTACCGTTCACAGATATACCAGCCATCCTCAAACTATAATAGTATAGTGCCATAGCTGAAACCAATGCATTGAGCACTATAAATACTACAATGCACCACGTAAGTACCTCCCCTAACACCCGTGGGATTTTACCAATATAGTTACTCACGAATGGATAAATCACTTTCAGCCATACAATAGCAAGTAGTCCCCAGAACAGACAGTAAAGCAGATTCACCCTACCATCCAGATTAAAAGGCATGCCACTATAATCCCAAAAACGGGCACCCAATACCTTTTCTGTAAACACACTGCACGAATATTCATAGGTACTACCTAGGAAGAAGCCCCCCAGAAAGATATATATGTCATTTTTATCAATTAATCTATGAAGCATTACTGTGGCAATTATTCCACCCAGTCCCCAAACCACACTGAAAGGTCCATATATTAGACTACTGCGGCTCATCAACTTACCGGACTTTACCCAGACAAATACGGTTTCAATCAAATCCCCTGCCAGTGCACTGATAAAAAACATCCATACCAGTTTTTCAAAACAAATGCCTTCCGCAAACTTTTTTTGATCTAGAGCTTTAACAGCAATGACTTCCAATTTGGCATTCTCCAGCTCAGGGAAAGCTTTGTGAATACGCTTTTGCAACCTTGCAAAAAAACGTTGTCCCATAATCTTCTTTGTATTACTCAAACCTTCCGTTACCTTTAGTTCTAATCTACTTTGTTTACGAATATGGAACGCTACCACAAATGAGGCAACACCGTCAACCATCAGTAAAGCAAAGAGTATCCAGAGAATAATGCAGAATAACAAATGTGGAATCATCTGACTTACCGTATAGACCAATGGTTGCAGCAGGGAAATAACCAGCACGGAAGCGCCACTATATGCAAATGCAAAGGTAATGTAGAACCTTGGACTATCATAATTCCACAGGCGTCTTCCGATTATCCGTCTTAGTAACCCTCCATCAATATACTCAACCACAGTAGCGAGAACGGCATTCCCGACAAACAATGCAAAAGGATTGGCATTCGCCGCCTCTAAAAATTGCAGACTAAGTATAATACTTAACCCATAGACCGGGCACAGTGGCCCATTCAGCATCCCTCGATTAACGAAATAACCTTTTCGTAAGCTCACAATTAAGACTTCTACTGCCCATCCTAAAAAAGAGTAAATCAGAAAAAAAGCAAAAAGCTCATATCCCGTATAATGCATATTCCCTTTCCCTTCTATAATTCATAATTTTCAAACCTTAAATTCATTATAATTTGCTATTCTGTACTAGCTAACATTAATTATATGATACACGGTATTATTCAATTTTCAAAGAATAATTTTGCCTAACTAACTGGTAAAAATCTCATTTCATATTTTTGCCCTCTTTCTTCAAAACATTACACAGTAAAGCTTTGGTTATACAAAGTTTAGATGCTCATTAAGTCCTCCCATATTGAGTTAATATTTGCTTCAAAATACATGTTACTATATCAGGAGGTATTTAAATTTTGTTTATTATTGCATGTTTCTTGTACCTAAAAATTAGAACAAATTTTGTTATCTTTTATTATGGACATACTATCAAGTATTTTATAGGTCTCAAAATACATTATTCTAGTTATTTATAAATCTTCACTAAATTATTTTGTGAAGATAAAAAACACCGCTTCAGTTGTTACGTTAAATAAGAATTTTGGAACATCTATTTATTGTGAACTACACCCAATTGTAGAAGTGAGGCTTCGTATAGAAAATGGAGTAATTATAGATTTTTAGCAGACAATAATTATAATAAAACCATATAAAGAAGATGTATTTTAGCTATTGAACATTTAGTTAAATCAACAGCTAATGAAGAAAATGAAGCTATCTGGTGGAATAAAAGGATTTTCATAGTTAGCTAATAAATACGTTAAAAGGGTGTTCAGCATCATACTTTATAGGTTATGTTTGGGATACATTGGCATTACTTTGTCAATAGCTATACCATTAGCAGTAAATGCAAAAAATTTAATGTTTCAATCCAATGCTGCACATGCCTATATAAAATTATTATGATATTTTAAAAAAAAGGAGTTAATACTATGAATATTTTGAAAGAACTTATTGTTAGAAGTGTATTAGTTGTTGTATTAAATGATGGGATTATATTTTATATAATTGGTAAACGTTCTTAAAAAATAACATTGCCTATAGCAGTGGGAATCATAGCAGTCACATGTATTGCATTAGTAATTAATATTTGGTATTGTCTACATCGAAATGGGATAATATAAATATATCTAGATTTACTGATTAATTTGCCTAATATTTGTTTTCCGAACATAAAAACGCCATGAGATTTTTTAAATAATATGGCGTTTCATATAAATATTCGGTTTCTATTATTGTAATGTTAAATAAGAACATTATAATTAAAATTTTAATAATGCTAATAACAAGTAAAGCTTTTAATTTCTTTTAAGTCCACCCCAAAGTATTCCCATCTTCCCTTTCTATATCTCCAACCAGAAGTAGATGTTTTTCCTACATAGACAAGATATGCCCAGAAGGATTGACCATTCTTTAACCAAATATATGAGAATCTGTATACACAAGGCGCTATTGCTCCGGAATCCACCGCCATTAAACTTGCCTCCGGTACATCTGATAGTTGTGGAATAAAATTAGGTGGCGGTGTTTTCGGTGGACCTTGCTGCTGCTGTCTTTTAAATCCTACTAATTCTCGCCTATAAAAAGTACTAAATGGGCATTTATACTGTTTCGCAATATGTGGACAATAATGTATCACATTGGTGTATAAATCACTTATGTCATTGTTTCTATACTTACTCATTAAGTAACCTCCTTAATTTTTCATTTTCCTTATCATAATATTTGAAACAAAGTTACATGTTGTAGTCACATTTCTTTTGATAGATATTTCTATAAGCAAATTGCATGCACTAATATAACATAACTTGATTTAACAAAGAACGATGATTTTATATGGAGTAGTTTGAGCAGGTATGCTCATAGTTGTAGGACCATAGACAACAATTAGATTTCTATTTCCAGGGTATCTGTTAAAAAGCTGATCGTTTGTCAAAATTACCTTAGTAGATAGGGTGATATTTAATTTTAAATTTCCATCGCTACTTATAAGTTGATTGTTAAAATAGTCTACAGTAACATTTTGATATCCTATATTTTTTGCTATAACAATTGCGGGATATTGTGGAGGATAAATAAGAATGGCAGGTGCATTTGCGTCATAAAATCCAGTTACCTTATCTCCTACTTCTACCACTTCATGATCCACAAAGTAAGTTTCTGGGGATATCACAAAATTTACTGGACCCTTGTCTTTACTTTCAAGTGACATTAATTTATAGCAGCCTTCTGATACATCACTTGGGCTAGGGGAAAAATCTTCAATCCTTGTAACAGTACCACTAAAAGCTGCAAATTTTTGTGTTTTATTCCTAACCTTTGCTTTGAAGAAAGGCTTAACAGCTTGGTTCATGTAATAAGGACAATAAGGAAATTGTCTATTATGCATATAATACTCCTTTATATTGATACAGTTAAAACCCCACCATTAATAGTATATGAGGTGTTCTGAAAATTGTTACTCAGTGACCAGTCCCCTTAATTATATCATTTTTAGCAGTTACGTAACAATTGTTACAGACTAAATTACAGTATTTTAGTACTCTATAATCATAGCAAAGAAAGTACTAAATTCGTAGGTATAAATTTTAAGTTGAAAGGTGGAATCCTTAAATGTCAATGTTTTGTTATCAATGTCAAGAAACAGCTGGATGCAAGGGGTGTACTAAAGTAGGAGTTTGTGGTAAGAATGAAAATGTTGCAAAAGCTCAAGACTTATTAATATATGTAACTAAGGGATTAGCTATTGTAAGCAATGAAGGAAGAAAAGTTGGAGTTAAAGACAGCAATGTTGATAAAGTTATAGTAGAAAATTTATTTACAACGATTACAAATGCTAACTTTCACAGAGATTTTATTTTAGGCAGGGTAAAAGAAACTTTAAAAATAAGAGAAAATTTAAAATCTAAAGTAATTAGTGCTGGCGGTAAAGTTGGAGAAGTAAAAGTAACTGGTGGCTTTTTCAAGAAGATATTTGGAATACAAACCACAGAGATGATTATGCCAGATGCAGCAGTTTGGACAGCTGATAATACTATAGAATTTGATGCAAAAGCTGAAAAAGTTGGAGTGCTTGCAACAAAAAATGAAGATATAAGAAGCTTAAGAGAACTTATCACTTATGGATTAAAAGGATTGTCTGCTTATATGAAGCATGCAATGAATTTGAATTACAATAGTGAAGAGATTCATGCATTTATGGCAAAAGCATTGTCAGCTACAATAGATAACAGCTTAACTGTTGATGATCTAGTAGCTTTATCACTTGAAGCAGGTAAATTTGGTGTAGATGGCATGGCATTACTTGATAAAGCTAATACTGAAAGTTATGGACATCCTGAAATAACAACCGTTGATATTGGAGTTAGAAGTAATCCAGGAATATTAATTTCAGGACATGACTTAAAAGACTTAGAAATGTTACTGGAACAAACAGAAGGAACTGGAGTAGATGTATATACTCATGGTGAAATGCTTGCCGGACAATACTATCCTAAATTTAAAAAGTATAAGC contains:
- a CDS encoding GNAT family N-acetyltransferase, with product MNWNIKKFNQFKVEEVYKILALRNKVFIVEQECAYLDCDDKDLNSYHLFSEENGEVVAYLRILEKGVSYDEISIGRVVVKRNYRGKGIAREMLLKAIEFIENTLKEDTIKIQAQAYLLNFYSSLGFKAVSEEYLEDNIPHIDMLYKK
- a CDS encoding response regulator transcription factor, with the translated sequence MKQIFLVEDDKEIAKNLVLLLRSEGFTVTHAPTRSDALAMLAGNKFDLALIDISLPDGNGFTVCTEIKEIQDVPVIFLTASGDEASVVTGLNMGADDYITKPFRPRELIARIRTALRKSGRSPSAFEVCGLHIDMASGVVKKDDSEVFLSALEYRLLLVFINNPKSIITRGRLLDELWDAAGEFVNDNTLTVYIKRLREKIENNPASPQIILTVRGTGYRLGGGYVSE
- a CDS encoding transposase, translating into MDYITTKEAAKDWGITDRMVVYYCSAGRIKGAEKMGNTWLVPAHAEKPADGRYRSSKAKDGENK
- a CDS encoding sensor histidine kinase; amino-acid sequence: MFRNREFRKFAILFSLIAAAAVTLGFAINAAAGILAIASATAFGIAFFAFTKARYKSIAQISDQIDIVLHNADHLYIGELDEGELSILQSEITKMTLRIREQNDALKKEKEHLADSLADIAHQLRTPLTSVNLILSLLENNPDENERKALIRETKELFVHMDWLLTSLLKLSRLDAGIVVFKAEQIDVNTLINAAIHPFLIQMELHDIALQIDVPKGIIIQGDSGWLSEAIQNIIKNCMESAGDNGKIEIVCTDNPLFTEIIIHDSGAGFEKGDLPCLFDRFYRGKNSSATGYGIGLALCKMIITRQSGTITAKNHPQGGAMFDLRFPK
- a CDS encoding ABC transporter permease, with amino-acid sequence MNIFNKVTLQGMKKSRTRTIVTIIGVVLSAALITAVVTFGVSLLNYMSNGEAHKYGGWHIKFEDVDSSFAAKQASNNKVANTTSFKNIGYAKLNGGKIHSKPYFFIAGFSKKTFNALPLTLCAGRLPKNNREIVVPERVVIKDGIKLRVGDTLTLAIGSRMNGNKSLGQHDPYISGKETLVPKTEKTYTVVGFCETPHFDEDSAPGYTAITTADAADTANNLSLFVTLKKPFETHTYAKNAAEGHAYIFNSDVLRFIALSNDQSDKVFNAFLYSAGAIVLIIIMIGSIFLIYNSFNISLNERTHQFGILSSVGATPKQLRHSVLFEGLCIGAIGIPIGVIIGIASIKLAISIVAKNFANVLFANVPLTLTVSAPAIIAAVVTSMITILISADIPARKAANMPVMECIRQTNDVKVESKAVKTSKLVERIYGLEGTLALKNFKRNKKRYRSIVLSLVLSVVLFISTSAMVIDLKQVSAGAKEVTNSDVGFGTHDMKDSEMLQLYDELKNVDGVDESSYQVVMNYFCAAKGSDLSDAYKKSEGSHSPNETVNLPVQIQFLDDSTYLKIVKSLGLPADKYTGQNAKLIGVAKVDSHDNQKTASQIPNVFKSSVTNFTIFPETNGKPEMKQGYNVGITFMNNFMPPDTPPILTDIKQKSGGIYVTAPYSLKEKFNATGTPADIITKGMTFQSKNPSKSSDKMKEIVQDMGITTPYILLNMSGALDQSRNMIFIADVFSYAFIIMISLIAVANVFNTISTNIKLRRRELAMLRSVGMSDHDFQKMMNFECIFYGMKALIFGLPLAIIFSWFMHKEMNGSESGSFVMPWASIGISIFGVLFIVFITMLYSIRKIKKENIIDALRDDMD
- the hcp gene encoding hydroxylamine reductase; translated protein: MSMFCYQCQETAGCKGCTKVGVCGKNENVAKAQDLLIYVTKGLAIVSNEGRKVGVKDSNVDKVIVENLFTTITNANFHRDFILGRVKETLKIRENLKSKVISAGGKVGEVKVTGGFFKKIFGIQTTEMIMPDAAVWTADNTIEFDAKAEKVGVLATKNEDIRSLRELITYGLKGLSAYMKHAMNLNYNSEEIHAFMAKALSATIDNSLTVDDLVALSLEAGKFGVDGMALLDKANTESYGHPEITTVDIGVRSNPGILISGHDLKDLEMLLEQTEGTGVDVYTHGEMLAGQYYPKFKKYKHFAGNYGNAWWKQKEEFEKFNGPIIMTTNCLVIPKDTYKNRLFTTGDTGMPGCSHIEVKADGTKDFSKVIKMAKKCSAPTEIEKGQIVGGFAHNQVLALADKVVEAVKSGAIKRFFVMAGCDGRAKSRDYYTEFASKLPKDTVILTAGCAKYKYNKLNLGDIGGIPRILDAGQCNDSYSLVVIALKLQEVFGLKNINELPISYNIAWYEQKAVIVLLSLLHLGVKNIHLGPTLPAFLSANVAKVLVDNFGIGGITDVENDFKKLMEI
- a CDS encoding ABC transporter ATP-binding protein — its product is MEFLKIENLCKVYGTGENQVTALDHVSLTIEKGGFTSIIGSSGSGKSTLLHAIAGVDVPTSGKIYLESQDVYAQNNEKLAIFRRRQVGLIYQFHNLIPTLNVVENITLPILMDKRKVNKKRLNELLELLGLKGRETHLPNQLSGGQQQRVSIGRALMNAPAVMLADEPTGSLDSRNGHEIIKLLKESNKKYNQTLIVVTHDENIALQADRIIGISDGKVVRDEKVRP
- a CDS encoding putative ABC transporter permease, with translation MHYTGYELFAFFLIYSFLGWAVEVLIVSLRKGYFVNRGMLNGPLCPVYGLSIILSLQFLEAANANPFALFVGNAVLATVVEYIDGGLLRRIIGRRLWNYDSPRFYITFAFAYSGASVLVISLLQPLVYTVSQMIPHLLFCIILWILFALLMVDGVASFVVAFHIRKQSRLELKVTEGLSNTKKIMGQRFFARLQKRIHKAFPELENAKLEVIAVKALDQKKFAEGICFEKLVWMFFISALAGDLIETVFVWVKSGKLMSRSSLIYGPFSVVWGLGGIIATVMLHRLIDKNDIYIFLGGFFLGSTYEYSCSVFTEKVLGARFWDYSGMPFNLDGRVNLLYCLFWGLLAIVWLKVIYPFVSNYIGKIPRVLGEVLTWCIVVFIVLNALVSAMALYYYSLRMAGISVNGKVEMFFSIYYPDTLMKMIYPNAVLP